The segment AAACGTAATTTTTTGTTCGTTCAAACTATTCTTGCACTGAAACTCCGCCCTTAGATAGCCCTTAGAATCAACGAGCTCTCTGattggtttaaaaattcacataaagCGTTACTCACTGTTTGATTAAGCCTCAGTACAAGGTTAATTTGAATAGAGTACAGGTTCGGAAGaactcaaaataaatatgGGAATACGGGGGAAAGTggttcaaaatcaaaattaaattgaacaaaGTAATTTAAACGGTTTATtatgtcaaaaatcttttcttttctcacaaCTAGAAAGTCTtttgaactttaaaaattataagaaaataaaagatttttaacagaaacaACCctaaagaattcaattttgtaaaaggactttatgcacaaaatattgaaaaaaatactcagagatttaatttttttttaattacattaaataACGACGCcaaattcatttaacttttatataagttttcttgtagaaaaatcatttaaatatttttttctttgcaccaCATTGCCCCACCCTCCCGTATCTGTCTACCTACATTTTCTCCTTTACCTGTATCGATTTCAGTAAGTTTATTGGGCGACATAAAACTAATGCAATTTGTGGTTTATTGTTATTAGTTATTTCACCTAATGGGCTAAACAACCAAACAAACCAcaaactgaattattttttcttttgaaaaacaagaaaaaattatcaaacttCCGTataagaaaagcaaaaaaaaacttttgaatcctttaagtaataaaatgcgtgtattaaattatatatatccagtattttttgtgcaattatttagaaagaaaatatttgatgctaaatagaaaggaaataattaaagaaaatctcttatctaaatattttatcagaaaataaCAAACTTTCTTGTCAATGTttgcaaaacaaaaaaaccattctaaatgtaatttatggatatttatgaatttgtgtttaaatatcgccaaaaaaaaagacataatAAATCCCGTacaaactacaaaaaaaaaagctttttgattCATTAACTTTTGGCGCCTCATTTTGCGTCAAGTtgctcattaaaaaaaattcccagattagattaaaaaaactatgtttaaataaatcatgaCTATCGCGAAACATTTAGGatagaaaatatacataaaaaatggtgtataaaatgtatataaattttacattcatattttaatgaattaagtCACCATAAAACTCCTATATATAGATAGtttcctaattaaaaaaaattatacatatttaaaaaggttaaaaaagacattaataAAGCATTTCTCAGTCGCAAAATCGAGTTTCAGAGCCAGTCAGAGTTTGTGTTAGGAGAGGAATTCAGCAGCTACCGGGTGTATACACCAAGATATTGTATGTTCCGAATCAGGTCCCAGGAAACGTTTAGCATGAGTCCCTAAAATGTCTTCAATGTCTCCAAATGTTCTTTCTCCCCTTCGGCTCTGATTATTATTCTTGCTTGTCCGGGAAGGCTGTAACAAAGAGAACTTGTGATACCTTCTCAATGACTTTGTTGACTTTGCCCAGCCATTGGGGTTTGTGCTGCCAGAAGATGCAAAAGTAGTAAATGGGAATGCCGGAGAGGATGAGTGCGATACTCAGGAGGAAATCCCAAAATTCCGTGATGAGTGGAATGAAGACGAGGAAGCAgcagaagaggaagaagacgCCCGGAATGACCAAGTTGACGCGTATAGGACGATGCATATCGGGTTGAGTTTTGCGTAGCCAAAAGAGCGCTGCAATGCAAGCAGTGATGCATAGCCAATAGGCATTGCTGGAGATATTAATGAGGAAGAAGATGTCACGCCAGAAGAGCATTATGAGGGCCAAAATGCATGAGATTATGAGCGATGGCACCGGAGATTTCTTCTCAACGTGCACAAGGCCAAAAATCGATGGTAAATGATGCTCCTCAGCACCAATTGCGTACAGCCGTGCCGACGTGAGGATGACCCCGTTGATGCTCCCGAATGTACTGAGAGCCACAAAGATGGGAATAATCCAGGCAACGGAGGCAAACATTCGATTCCCAAAGATAACAGCCGTAGCCACCGAGCTGAGAATCTCATGCCTCGACAGGACGGCAAAATAGGCCACATTCACGAGGACGTAGACAATGGTTACAATTGGCACGGCTAGCCAGATGGCTCGTGGGAGATTCCTGTAAGTATAAAAGacaacatttcattttttctctttaattcaAACATTCTACTTCCTACGTTGGAGATTTATTCTAAAGCGCGAgtagagagaagaaaaataaatttaaattacaatgaaTCTGGGAGTGGGGAAAGAGTCTCTAATACATAGAGAGAAAACAATATGAATGActtccttttgcaaaatactCTCATTTCTTCAGTCTTTTAGGGGAGACTGTACTAATTATGTCTGtctgaattttttctctaattgcttttattatttagtaGAAAAAACAATGATCCctaacttttgaaactttgttgAGAAAGTTTTGTCAACTTTCTTATATGTAGAGAAAagatatagattttttttgttaaccctttaaggaccagAGCGGAGTTTTCTAAACAAAAACTTggggaaatttaatgaattttcatgggTTAGATTCCATCTGAATCTGACTTTTTAGATTCTCATTGTTGTGAGAGATTTATtaatctcttcattttttccgGAAGTTTATTTCTTGACAAATTCCGGAAATGAAATTATGGGAAATTGTGaacgttttaaaataattctataaTGAAATCTTTATTAGCTCTATTGCAGCTctcaaaattatgcaaaaaataggATTAATCCTTCCCAGGACATCTGTTAGAggtcttaaaagtttttttcttccgaaaataaaaaatctcgaGAAAGACAAGTTGGaatatttatccaaaaataGTTCTAAGATCTAAAAACCTTATTCTATTCGACTACCTAGCTAAAgagattttacaaaattatagGGGATCTAGGAGCGAAAACTAATGTGTTAGTTCATACAAATCCCGGCTCTAAgagatttttagaaaattctggAACAATTTCTTGCCTTATTGTGTCCGGAAGTGATTTTCTGGACATTCTATTTAtccaaaattaatattaaatcatAAGGAAGGTATTTTTTCTACACGGATTCTCCGTATTTTTCTGTTCTTTACattttggaacatttttttgagTGATTTCTTGATTCGGAAATTTTATCGATAAAGTCCGggaatgaattttgaatgattCTTTAAACTTGAGCTCTtcatattcttaaaaaaaaagttccagaAATATAGCTCACAAAACGTTCAAAAACTGCGCCCAATtgaatcttttaataaaattttaaaaatagtaaaaagaaaatttattttcgcgGTCGTATTAGCATCATGCTCTcctaaatgtaaaaaagtctCACCTGTATGGATCCTGCAATTCCTCCGTGACCATATTGAGGATATTCCATCCACCAAAGGAGTACAGCCCCGAATAGGCAGCCAAGCTGAGTGATTGCACACTGTATGATCCCGACCACATGTCCTGGAAGTTATCCATTCCCTCTGTGCTCATTGAGTACACCCCGAAGGCAATGATAACGGCCAAGGCGATGAGTTTGGCTGCCGTGAAGATGTTCTGAACCCTCAAAGCCCAATTTACGGAGATGCAATTGATGGCTGTGATGAAGCAGAGACAGATGGCAGCCAGGAGACGTACTGCATCGTCGGGTGGCTCACAGTCGGGGAAGAAGGGCTTTATGGCGTACGTGGAGAAGGTGATGGCGGAAATGGCCAGGATTGTGGGACGTCCAATGACAAGGGTGATCCAGAGGCAGAGAAAAGCGGCCAGGGGGCCAAAAGCAACAAGTAAGTACGCATAGTCACCACCGGATCGGGTAATCAGAGTACCCAGTTCGGCGTAGCAAAGTGCCCCCAGGGCAGACACAAGTCCACTCAGTGCCCAAATGAGGAGGGACGCACCAATTGATCTGTTTGTGGACGAAGAGAGAgaattaagagagaaaaaattccatgTTTACCCAGCAGcacagtgtgtgtgtgcgggTCCAGCTTGCAGGTCAAACATACTCAGCATAAACAAATACTCCGGTTGGTGATATGAAGATGCCAGACCCAATGATTGTACCCACAATTATCGCCACACCACTCACGAGGGTGATTTTCCGTTCAATCACAACCTTTTCCACCGACATTCCTACGCAATTCCCAAACCTGTTTCCAAGCCAAGCCTCTCTTCTTCTCTAACACTGCACGCGTAAATATCCTTCTTACAACAACGGTTGCACAGCAGGATGCTGTTGCTTCACTGATTAGCACCACCACAGCAGTCGTGTGGATTCACGCGGAAAGAGGCTAAATTCACGCAACAACACGTCCAACAAGCACGCAGTCCCGCCAAATGAGGAAGAAGACGTGTGGtgatgaggagaaaaaa is part of the Lutzomyia longipalpis isolate SR_M1_2022 chromosome 3, ASM2433408v1 genome and harbors:
- the LOC129792261 gene encoding large neutral amino acids transporter small subunit 1, which encodes MSVEKVVIERKITLVSGVAIIVGTIIGSGIFISPTGVFVYAESIGASLLIWALSGLVSALGALCYAELGTLITRSGGDYAYLLVAFGPLAAFLCLWITLVIGRPTILAISAITFSTYAIKPFFPDCEPPDDAVRLLAAICLCFITAINCISVNWALRVQNIFTAAKLIALAVIIAFGVYSMSTEGMDNFQDMWSGSYSVQSLSLAAYSGLYSFGGWNILNMVTEELQDPYRNLPRAIWLAVPIVTIVYVLVNVAYFAVLSRHEILSSVATAVIFGNRMFASVAWIIPIFVALSTFGSINGVILTSARLYAIGAEEHHLPSIFGLVHVEKKSPVPSLIISCILALIMLFWRDIFFLINISSNAYWLCITACIAALFWLRKTQPDMHRPIRVNLVIPGVFFLFCCFLVFIPLITEFWDFLLSIALILSGIPIYYFCIFWQHKPQWLGKVNKVIEKVSQVLFVTAFPDKQE